A single window of Chloroflexota bacterium DNA harbors:
- a CDS encoding GAF domain-containing protein codes for MTSPEIEGHDPEEQLAQLRFLHRVARLVTTARTWDELLETVVDETRDALRADVSSLYLLDRDGVRLTLAATNGLDRYQIGRARVPFGEGVTGRVAASREPLVIDDVGRDQRFLWVRGIDQRRFVSSMLSVPLVWGDETVGVLNVQTERTRHFSDSDVAHLGAIADLLASVVEKGRQQQEAVARAAELTAIDEARAELIALVTHELRTPLAVVRAYVDLLADEPQLSGRQSRDPERRARRAAWYQGTMDQVERLDRLVDSILASVRVEPDHPAEVVPVDVRELVGEVLRELEPLLGGHRIVVAADRPLHALADPPRLRQIVEHLLENAVKYAPPGSTITVGWELVEGVVRLSIADEGPGIPAEWRERIFEPYARRDTRTARGSGIGLYAAKRLGESMGTRLWCEPASSLGGARFVVALPAAVAI; via the coding sequence ATGACGAGCCCGGAGATCGAGGGCCACGATCCCGAGGAGCAGCTCGCCCAGCTGCGGTTCCTTCACCGCGTCGCGCGTCTCGTCACGACGGCGCGGACCTGGGACGAGCTCCTCGAGACCGTCGTCGACGAGACACGGGACGCCCTGCGGGCCGACGTGTCGTCCCTCTACCTGCTCGACCGGGATGGCGTTCGCCTCACTCTCGCGGCGACGAACGGCCTCGATCGGTATCAGATCGGCCGGGCGCGCGTCCCCTTCGGCGAGGGCGTCACCGGCCGGGTCGCGGCGAGCCGCGAGCCGCTCGTCATCGACGACGTCGGGCGAGACCAGCGGTTCCTCTGGGTCCGCGGCATCGACCAGCGGCGATTCGTCAGCTCGATGCTGTCGGTCCCGCTCGTGTGGGGCGATGAGACGGTCGGCGTCCTCAACGTTCAGACCGAGCGGACGCGCCACTTCTCCGATTCGGATGTCGCCCATCTCGGCGCGATCGCCGATCTGCTCGCGAGTGTCGTCGAGAAAGGCCGCCAGCAGCAGGAGGCGGTCGCCCGGGCAGCCGAGCTCACGGCGATCGACGAGGCCCGGGCCGAGCTCATCGCGCTCGTCACGCACGAGCTGCGGACCCCGCTCGCCGTCGTCCGCGCATACGTGGACCTCCTCGCCGACGAGCCGCAGCTGAGCGGACGGCAGTCGCGCGACCCGGAACGCCGCGCCCGCCGGGCGGCCTGGTACCAGGGGACGATGGACCAGGTCGAGCGGCTTGACCGGCTCGTGGACTCGATCCTCGCGAGCGTCCGGGTCGAGCCGGACCATCCGGCCGAGGTCGTCCCTGTCGATGTGCGCGAGCTCGTGGGCGAGGTCCTTCGCGAGCTCGAGCCGCTGCTCGGTGGCCACCGCATCGTCGTCGCCGCGGATCGACCGCTCCACGCCCTCGCCGATCCGCCCCGGCTCCGCCAGATCGTCGAGCATCTCCTCGAGAACGCGGTGAAGTACGCCCCGCCGGGCTCGACCATCACCGTGGGCTGGGAGCTCGTCGAGGGAGTCGTCCGCCTCAGCATCGCCGACGAGGGCCCCGGCATCCCCGCCGAATGGCGTGAGCGGATCTTCGAGCCGTACGCTCGCCGGGACACCCGGACGGCGCGCGGTTCGGGCATCGGCCTCTACGCCGCGAAGCGGCTCGGCGAGTCGATGGGAACGCGACTGTGGTGCGAGCCGGCGTCGTCGCTCGGTGGCGCCCGGTTCGTCGTCGCCCTTCCGGCAGCGGTGGCGATCTGA
- a CDS encoding MFS transporter, producing the protein MAIHAARRASRVSLPLIGAFVIGAIVYGGLYTYPALSVAFAADFGIGRTLAVTPWTMFLIVTAVASPFLGRAFDEFADRDLLTAAMVLNAAGWLVVYLAPDISIVILAYAALHAIGLQLAFIGISTAVARRYAGISGLALGVAYAGPGIGVAVALPVAAGIIATAGWRATSLVFLGASLVGVAFVWLMTSGPSIVVPARRPVHEGRSSGREESPTRAAESAIASRASGLHETAAPGAVAAGLEPLPVGSGDGRHSVRRAVRTRRFLVLFIGAAAIGAFDEGVLQAFLPNAVRNGMSAELAAFALGFQSLAYVVGQLVGGWLSDRVGRRGVGIGSAVVVLGGAVAAIGLASVSPGLAIAGLAAHGVGTGATIAVRSAAFHDVFGGPNFGTIFGLLAVAYPIGGTIAVYVGALGLDRLGSYAVLIPVIVAAVATWSAALWIAGPRRRAR; encoded by the coding sequence ATGGCCATCCACGCCGCCCGACGGGCGTCCCGCGTCTCGCTGCCGCTCATCGGGGCGTTCGTCATCGGCGCCATCGTCTATGGCGGGCTCTACACGTACCCGGCCCTGTCAGTCGCGTTCGCGGCGGACTTCGGGATTGGTCGGACGCTCGCGGTCACCCCGTGGACGATGTTCCTCATCGTCACCGCCGTGGCGAGCCCGTTCCTCGGCCGCGCCTTCGACGAGTTCGCCGACCGGGATCTCCTCACCGCGGCGATGGTCCTCAACGCCGCCGGCTGGCTCGTCGTCTACCTCGCGCCGGACATCTCGATCGTGATCCTCGCCTATGCGGCCCTCCACGCGATCGGCCTCCAGCTCGCCTTCATCGGCATCTCCACCGCGGTCGCCCGTCGCTACGCGGGCATCTCCGGGCTCGCCCTCGGGGTCGCGTATGCGGGGCCGGGCATCGGGGTCGCCGTCGCCCTGCCGGTCGCCGCCGGGATCATCGCCACGGCCGGCTGGCGAGCGACCTCGCTCGTCTTCCTCGGCGCCTCGCTCGTGGGAGTCGCGTTCGTGTGGCTCATGACGAGCGGGCCGTCCATCGTCGTCCCCGCGAGGCGCCCGGTCCATGAGGGACGTTCCAGCGGGCGCGAGGAGTCGCCCACCCGGGCGGCGGAATCGGCGATCGCGTCGCGCGCGTCGGGGCTCCACGAGACCGCGGCCCCGGGCGCCGTCGCCGCGGGACTCGAGCCGCTGCCGGTGGGGAGCGGCGACGGTCGCCACAGCGTCAGGCGCGCCGTGCGCACGCGGCGGTTCCTCGTCCTCTTCATCGGGGCGGCCGCGATCGGGGCGTTCGACGAGGGCGTCCTCCAGGCGTTCCTGCCGAACGCCGTGCGGAATGGGATGTCCGCGGAGCTGGCGGCCTTCGCCCTCGGATTCCAGTCGCTCGCCTACGTCGTCGGTCAGCTCGTCGGCGGCTGGCTCTCCGACCGCGTCGGCCGGCGGGGGGTGGGCATCGGATCGGCGGTCGTGGTCCTCGGCGGCGCCGTCGCCGCCATCGGTCTCGCGTCCGTCTCGCCCGGGCTCGCCATCGCCGGCCTCGCCGCCCACGGGGTCGGGACCGGGGCGACGATCGCCGTCCGTTCGGCGGCCTTCCACGACGTCTTCGGCGGACCGAACTTCGGGACGATCTTCGGGTTGCTCGCGGTGGCGTACCCCATCGGGGGCACGATCGCCGTCTACGTCGGCGCGCTCGGACTCGACCGTCTCGGGTCGTACGCCGTCCTCATCCCGGTCATCGTCGCGGCAGTCGCGACGTGGTCGGCCGCTCTGTGGATCGCCGGCCCTCGCCGCCGAGCCCGCTGA
- a CDS encoding NAD(P)-dependent oxidoreductase: MRIVVTGGSGKAGRWVVRDLRAVGHDVLNVDLAHDGSAHGQCVRTDLTDLGQCFDVISGADAVVHLAAIPAPELRPAGETFRLNVLSTYNVFAAAEAHHVQRVVWASSETVLGLPFDDAPPPYAPVDESAPPRPESSYALSKLTGETLAGQFARRTGIPFVGLRISNIMEPEDYAAFPGWWGDPHLRRWNLWGYVDARDVAAAVRGALEADVSGASVCIVAAADTVMTRPSAELMAEIYPAVPLRRPLEGRETLLSIDRARELIGYRPAHRWADHVRE, from the coding sequence ATGCGGATCGTCGTGACCGGTGGCAGCGGCAAGGCGGGGCGCTGGGTCGTCCGCGATCTGCGGGCGGTGGGTCACGACGTGCTCAACGTCGACCTCGCCCACGATGGGAGCGCTCACGGGCAGTGCGTCCGGACGGACCTCACGGATCTCGGTCAGTGCTTCGACGTCATCAGCGGCGCGGACGCCGTCGTCCACCTCGCGGCGATCCCGGCCCCGGAGCTCCGACCCGCGGGCGAGACCTTCCGGCTGAACGTGCTCTCCACCTACAACGTCTTCGCTGCGGCCGAGGCGCACCACGTCCAGCGGGTCGTTTGGGCGTCGAGCGAGACCGTCCTCGGGTTGCCGTTCGACGATGCGCCACCGCCGTACGCCCCGGTGGACGAGAGCGCACCGCCGCGGCCCGAATCGTCGTACGCGCTCTCGAAGCTCACCGGCGAGACGCTGGCCGGGCAGTTCGCCCGGCGGACCGGGATCCCGTTCGTGGGCCTTCGCATCTCGAACATCATGGAACCCGAGGACTACGCCGCGTTCCCGGGCTGGTGGGGCGATCCGCATCTCCGGAGGTGGAACCTCTGGGGGTACGTGGACGCGCGCGACGTCGCGGCGGCGGTCCGGGGCGCGCTCGAGGCGGATGTGTCCGGCGCGTCCGTCTGCATCGTCGCGGCCGCGGACACGGTCATGACCCGCCCGAGCGCCGAGCTCATGGCGGAGATCTATCCCGCCGTCCCGCTCCGCCGCCCGCTCGAGGGTCGCGAGACGCTCCTCTCGATCGACCGCGCCCGCGAGCTCATCGGCTACCGGCCGGCGCATCGGTGGGCGGACCACGTCCGCGAGTGA
- the betA gene encoding choline dehydrogenase, which produces MAEQRYDVVIVGGGSAGCVLANRLSADPGTRVLVLEAGRPDSLWDVFIHMPAALTFPIGSRFYDWKYESEPEPFMNGRRIYHARGKVLGGSSSINGMIFQRGNPLDFERWAADPGMVTWDYAHCLPYFKRMEDCTAAAPDDPFRGHGGPLGLERGPASSPLFTAFFGAVQEAGYSLTEDVNGYRQEGFAAFDRNIWRGRRLSAARAYLHPVMDRRNLTVETRAFASRVLFEGRRAIGVEYVRGGSRRRVLAGEVLLAGGAIASPQLLQLSGVGPTEHLRSLGIDVVADVPAVGENLQDHLEVYVQHSSTQPVSMQPAATQKWRRPWIGFQWLFLRRGPGATNHFEGGGFARSNEEVAYPNLMFHFLPLAIRYDGSSPAGGHGYQVHIGPMYSDARGSVRIVSRDPRVHPAIRFNYLSTAQDRREWVEAIRVARRILGQPAFEAYDGGETSPGSSVETDEEILAWVASDAETALHPSCTCRLGTDESSVVDPLTMAVHGTSGLRVVDASAMRYVTNGNIYAPTMMLAEKAADLIRGDTPLPPEPIEFYRHRPA; this is translated from the coding sequence ATGGCCGAGCAGCGGTACGACGTCGTCATCGTCGGCGGGGGTTCCGCCGGCTGCGTGCTCGCCAACCGCCTGAGCGCCGATCCGGGAACCCGCGTCCTCGTCCTCGAGGCCGGCCGCCCGGACTCGCTGTGGGACGTCTTCATCCATATGCCGGCAGCGCTGACGTTCCCCATCGGGAGCCGCTTCTACGACTGGAAGTACGAGTCCGAACCGGAGCCGTTCATGAACGGCCGGCGGATCTACCACGCTCGCGGCAAGGTCCTCGGCGGTTCCTCGAGCATCAACGGGATGATCTTCCAGCGCGGCAACCCGCTCGACTTCGAGCGCTGGGCGGCGGACCCCGGGATGGTGACGTGGGACTACGCCCACTGCCTGCCGTACTTCAAGCGGATGGAGGACTGCACGGCGGCCGCGCCAGACGATCCATTCCGCGGCCACGGCGGGCCGCTCGGCCTCGAGCGGGGGCCCGCCTCGAGCCCCCTCTTCACGGCGTTCTTCGGCGCCGTGCAGGAGGCCGGTTACAGCCTGACCGAGGACGTCAACGGCTACCGCCAGGAGGGCTTCGCCGCGTTCGACCGGAACATCTGGCGGGGCCGCCGGCTGTCGGCGGCCCGGGCCTACCTGCATCCGGTCATGGACCGCCGCAACCTCACCGTGGAGACGCGCGCGTTCGCCAGCCGCGTCCTCTTCGAGGGGCGGCGGGCGATCGGCGTGGAGTACGTCCGGGGTGGATCGCGACGGCGGGTCCTCGCCGGAGAGGTGCTCCTCGCCGGCGGGGCGATCGCCTCACCCCAGCTCCTCCAGCTCTCCGGCGTCGGCCCGACGGAGCATCTCCGGTCGCTCGGGATCGACGTCGTGGCGGACGTGCCGGCCGTCGGCGAGAACCTCCAGGATCACCTCGAGGTGTACGTCCAGCATTCGAGCACCCAGCCGGTCTCCATGCAGCCAGCCGCCACGCAGAAGTGGCGACGGCCGTGGATCGGCTTCCAGTGGCTCTTCCTCCGACGCGGGCCCGGGGCGACCAACCACTTCGAGGGCGGCGGGTTCGCGCGGAGCAACGAGGAGGTCGCCTACCCGAACCTCATGTTCCACTTCCTCCCGCTCGCCATCCGCTATGACGGTTCGTCACCGGCCGGCGGCCACGGCTACCAGGTCCACATCGGGCCGATGTACTCGGACGCTCGGGGGTCCGTCCGGATCGTCTCGAGAGACCCGCGAGTCCATCCGGCAATCCGCTTCAACTACCTCTCGACGGCCCAGGATCGCCGCGAGTGGGTGGAGGCGATCCGGGTCGCCCGCCGGATCCTCGGCCAGCCCGCATTCGAGGCCTACGACGGCGGCGAGACCTCGCCAGGGTCGAGCGTCGAGACGGACGAGGAGATCCTCGCCTGGGTGGCGAGCGACGCGGAGACCGCCCTCCATCCGTCGTGCACCTGCCGGCTCGGGACCGACGAGTCGTCCGTGGTGGACCCACTGACGATGGCGGTCCACGGAACGAGCGGGCTCCGCGTCGTGGACGCATCCGCGATGCGGTACGTCACGAACGGCAACATCTATGCCCCGACGATGATGCTCGCCGAGAAGGCCGCGGACCTCATCCGCGGCGACACGCCGCTGCCGCCCGAACCGATCGAGTTCTACCGCCACCGACCGGCCTGA
- a CDS encoding ferric reductase-like transmembrane domain-containing protein, whose translation MSASILWYATRGAGMVSQILLTVVVCLGILTVARWGRPGWPRFLTAEFHRNVALLAVVFLAIHILIAVLDPFTSLGLAAALIPFSSPYRQFWLGLGVVAMYLVAAIILTSLLRTHLGHRTWRAIHWLSYGAWPIAIAHGLGTGSDSGALWAWLLNGTCVAAVVGALAWRTQATAALRTEIDAALPPTQRRDR comes from the coding sequence ATGAGCGCGAGCATCCTGTGGTACGCGACCCGCGGTGCCGGGATGGTCTCGCAGATCCTCCTCACCGTCGTCGTCTGCCTCGGCATCCTCACCGTCGCCCGGTGGGGCCGGCCTGGCTGGCCTCGATTCCTCACCGCCGAATTCCACCGCAATGTCGCCCTCCTCGCGGTGGTGTTCCTCGCCATCCACATCCTCATCGCCGTCCTCGATCCGTTCACCTCGCTCGGCCTGGCGGCAGCCCTCATCCCGTTCTCGTCGCCGTACCGCCAGTTCTGGCTCGGCCTTGGCGTCGTCGCCATGTACCTCGTCGCCGCGATCATCCTCACGAGCCTCCTGCGAACGCACCTCGGGCACCGAACGTGGCGGGCGATCCACTGGCTCTCGTACGGGGCGTGGCCGATCGCCATCGCGCACGGGCTCGGCACCGGCAGCGACAGCGGCGCCCTGTGGGCATGGCTGCTCAACGGCACCTGCGTGGCGGCCGTCGTCGGCGCGCTCGCCTGGCGGACGCAGGCGACCGCTGCGCTGCGGACGGAGATCGACGCGGCACTGCCTCCGACCCAGCGACGGGATCGCTGA
- a CDS encoding ferredoxin, producing the protein MGDVLRIDRIRCDGYGMCAELLPEHIALDDWGYPIFRSGPIPHRLVPLARRAVEVCPVLALSLVRERAHPSSDH; encoded by the coding sequence ATGGGCGACGTCCTTCGCATCGACCGCATCCGCTGCGACGGCTACGGCATGTGTGCCGAGCTCCTGCCCGAGCACATCGCGCTCGACGACTGGGGTTATCCGATCTTCCGATCGGGGCCGATCCCGCACCGGCTCGTGCCGCTCGCCCGGCGAGCGGTCGAGGTCTGTCCGGTGCTCGCCCTCTCGCTCGTGCGGGAGCGGGCGCATCCCTCCAGCGATCACTGA
- a CDS encoding GGDEF domain-containing protein: MTTLERRIEAQAPVSLRARIGSTVADLRSIPERLRGSEYLRVGQSARFRAVQRRRVRSAIRVGCLVVALADAFDAAATIGLQADGTAISLGVDLATIAVALGGWWAVGGRLRHHPEAVAWSLSLGIAISDVVTEIAAPGLAIQSIGYLLVLPGLIALVLPWRTKVHVRWLLAMAAVSVTALALGPGDRLSADERGDLVVVLFVALGASLAGHVLLQRAQIRSFVQLEETRALHRRADADRIELERAQHALELTARIDPLTGANNRRRLEEDLRAVRAHIDRSGMIYGLLMIDLDRFKAINDLRGHLAGDDVLRRVAAAIRASLRADDAVYRYGGEEFVAIITVSNADRLFAAAERLRLIVAALEIEHVDNPPSDVVSISVGATLIGRFNLDLSVDQWLGQSDAALYAAKAGGRNTVRLAAIPAALPEPVLIPGQTDRESAVASRVARPAGPRGALARTPRRRSTD, from the coding sequence GTGACCACGCTCGAGCGCCGGATCGAGGCGCAGGCACCCGTCTCCCTTCGGGCCCGGATCGGCTCGACTGTCGCCGATCTCCGGTCGATCCCGGAGCGACTCCGCGGCTCGGAGTACCTGCGGGTCGGCCAGAGCGCACGCTTCCGGGCCGTCCAGCGGCGCCGGGTGCGATCGGCGATCCGGGTCGGATGCCTCGTGGTCGCCCTCGCCGATGCATTCGATGCCGCCGCCACGATCGGGCTCCAGGCCGACGGCACAGCCATATCGCTCGGGGTCGACCTCGCCACGATCGCGGTCGCCCTCGGCGGCTGGTGGGCGGTCGGCGGACGCCTCCGCCATCACCCCGAGGCCGTGGCCTGGAGCCTCAGCCTCGGCATCGCCATCTCGGACGTCGTCACGGAGATCGCCGCGCCGGGTCTCGCCATCCAGTCGATCGGCTACCTCCTCGTCCTGCCCGGGCTCATCGCCCTCGTCCTCCCGTGGCGGACGAAGGTCCACGTCCGCTGGCTGCTCGCCATGGCGGCGGTCTCAGTGACTGCCCTCGCGCTCGGCCCGGGCGACCGGCTCTCCGCCGACGAACGCGGCGATCTCGTCGTCGTCCTGTTCGTGGCCCTCGGGGCGAGTCTCGCCGGGCATGTCCTCCTTCAGCGAGCCCAGATCCGAAGCTTCGTCCAGCTCGAGGAGACCCGCGCGCTCCACCGCCGCGCGGATGCCGACCGGATCGAGCTGGAGCGCGCGCAGCACGCCCTCGAACTCACCGCCCGCATCGATCCGCTGACCGGGGCGAACAATCGCCGTCGTCTCGAGGAGGACCTGCGGGCGGTCCGCGCGCACATCGATCGATCGGGCATGATCTACGGCCTGCTCATGATCGACCTCGACCGCTTCAAGGCGATCAACGACCTCCGGGGGCATCTCGCGGGCGACGACGTCCTGCGGCGCGTCGCGGCGGCGATCCGCGCGTCACTCCGGGCGGACGACGCCGTCTATCGCTACGGCGGCGAGGAGTTCGTGGCGATCATCACGGTGTCCAACGCGGACCGGCTGTTCGCCGCCGCCGAGCGTCTCAGGCTCATCGTCGCCGCCCTCGAGATCGAGCACGTCGACAATCCGCCGTCGGACGTCGTCTCGATCAGCGTCGGCGCGACGCTCATCGGCCGGTTCAACCTCGATCTCAGCGTGGATCAATGGCTCGGCCAGAGCGACGCGGCCCTGTACGCGGCGAAGGCGGGCGGGCGCAACACGGTCCGGCTCGCCGCGATCCCGGCGGCGCTGCCCGAACCGGTGCTCATCCCCGGGCAGACGGACCGGGAGAGCGCGGTCGCGTCGCGCGTCGCACGCCCGGCCGGGCCCCGCGGCGCGCTCGCTCGCACACCCCGTCGGCGCTCCACAGACTGA
- a CDS encoding response regulator transcription factor: MGERPLRILVVDDDPAMVGAITALVGTEGHQVITAYDGLTAVKRFREEAPDLVLLDLAMPGPDGFTVAGLIRAAGPAPILVVSGESSESAKVRALRIGADDYLVKPFGRAELLARIGAIMRRVERTTSGPTAGPLGIGDLVLEPARHEARVRRTSLVLTPTEYRLLEALVRAGGDLVPHLQLARAGWPAEPDPDLLWLKPHLARLRAKVEAADGPAIVAVRGVGYRIVAGVASGR; encoded by the coding sequence ATGGGCGAGCGTCCGCTCCGCATCCTCGTCGTCGATGACGATCCCGCGATGGTCGGCGCCATCACCGCGCTCGTCGGCACGGAGGGCCACCAGGTCATCACGGCGTACGACGGGCTGACGGCGGTCAAGCGATTCCGCGAGGAGGCGCCGGACCTCGTCCTCCTCGATCTCGCCATGCCGGGTCCGGACGGCTTCACCGTCGCCGGCCTCATCCGGGCCGCCGGTCCGGCACCGATCCTCGTCGTGTCCGGCGAGAGCAGCGAGTCGGCGAAGGTCAGGGCCCTCCGGATCGGGGCGGACGACTACCTCGTCAAGCCGTTCGGGCGGGCCGAGCTCCTCGCCCGGATCGGGGCGATCATGCGTCGCGTCGAGCGGACGACGAGTGGCCCGACCGCCGGCCCGCTCGGGATCGGCGATCTCGTCCTCGAGCCCGCCCGACACGAAGCCCGCGTCCGCCGGACGTCGCTCGTCCTCACCCCCACCGAATACCGGCTCCTCGAGGCGCTCGTCCGGGCCGGCGGCGATCTCGTCCCCCACCTCCAGCTCGCCCGAGCCGGCTGGCCGGCCGAACCCGATCCCGATCTCCTCTGGCTCAAGCCCCACCTCGCCCGCCTCCGCGCCAAGGTGGAGGCGGCCGACGGTCCGGCGATCGTCGCGGTCCGCGGTGTCGGCTACCGCATCGTGGCCGGAGTCGCCTCGGGCCGCTGA
- a CDS encoding SLBB domain-containing protein, giving the protein MAPAATADRLLAGPQFSAGAESFAEHRARLGPLPIADARNGLIDTIERSGLLGRGGAGFPVGRKWRSVGARSGGRAAVVANGAEGEPRSAKDRSLMTLRPHLVIDGAILAAAAVGADDVVLYVGMEHRAAVDALVRAVAERPLGGGPPLRIVEAPMGYIAGESSAMVHYLEARDARPMAVPPRPHERGLGGRPTLIQNVESLAAAALIARHGDEWFRATGRDLTPGTALVTVTGPVAGTGVREIEYGTTLRELVDAAGGLTAATDAVLLGGYFGGWAATEGRWDEPLDPASLSSRGLGFGCGMVAFLPADACGVWATSRIMEYMAGESARQCGPCIFGLGAISGALRRLATGAHHDGDLADVTRWAGQIAGRGACHHPDGAAGLLQSGLRVFADEFALHERTHGCSRPTAAARRV; this is encoded by the coding sequence ATGGCGCCCGCAGCGACGGCGGATCGCCTGCTCGCCGGACCGCAGTTCAGCGCCGGTGCGGAGTCGTTCGCCGAGCATCGAGCGCGCCTCGGGCCGTTGCCGATCGCCGACGCCCGCAACGGCCTCATCGACACGATCGAGCGCAGCGGACTCCTCGGCCGAGGTGGCGCGGGGTTCCCGGTCGGCAGGAAGTGGCGAAGCGTCGGGGCGCGATCGGGCGGTCGAGCGGCGGTCGTCGCGAACGGGGCGGAGGGTGAGCCACGGAGCGCAAAGGATCGCTCGCTCATGACCCTGCGCCCGCATCTCGTCATTGACGGGGCGATCCTCGCCGCAGCCGCCGTCGGGGCGGACGACGTCGTCCTCTACGTCGGGATGGAGCACCGGGCGGCGGTCGACGCGCTCGTGCGGGCCGTCGCGGAACGACCTCTCGGCGGCGGACCGCCGCTCCGGATCGTCGAGGCACCCATGGGATACATCGCCGGCGAGTCGTCGGCGATGGTCCACTACCTCGAGGCTCGCGACGCCCGCCCCATGGCCGTCCCACCGCGTCCGCACGAACGAGGGCTCGGCGGGCGGCCGACGCTCATCCAGAACGTCGAGAGCCTTGCGGCCGCCGCGCTCATCGCCCGCCATGGCGACGAGTGGTTTCGCGCCACGGGCCGCGATCTGACCCCCGGGACCGCGCTCGTGACCGTCACCGGACCCGTTGCCGGGACGGGCGTCCGGGAGATCGAATACGGGACGACGCTCCGCGAGCTCGTCGACGCGGCCGGCGGCCTGACCGCAGCGACGGACGCGGTGCTCCTCGGCGGGTACTTCGGCGGCTGGGCAGCGACCGAGGGTCGCTGGGACGAGCCCCTCGACCCTGCGTCGCTCTCGTCACGCGGCCTCGGCTTCGGCTGCGGGATGGTCGCCTTCCTGCCCGCGGACGCATGTGGCGTGTGGGCGACGTCCCGGATCATGGAGTACATGGCGGGCGAGAGCGCCCGCCAGTGCGGCCCGTGCATCTTCGGACTCGGCGCCATCTCCGGGGCCCTTCGCCGGCTCGCGACCGGAGCCCACCACGACGGCGACCTCGCCGATGTCACGCGCTGGGCCGGTCAGATCGCCGGCCGCGGCGCCTGCCACCACCCGGATGGGGCGGCGGGCCTCCTCCAGAGCGGTCTCCGCGTCTTCGCCGACGAGTTCGCCCTCCACGAGCGGACGCACGGCTGCTCACGGCCGACGGCGGCAGCGAGGCGTGTCTGA
- a CDS encoding methylglyoxal synthase — MDDVPGRRQTIGLVAHDNKKTDIIEWAKYNRLTLVRHDLVATGTTGTLLEDELGIGIVKLQSGPLGGDQQLGALIAEGGIDLLIFFWDPLEPQPHDPDVKALLRLAVVWNIPVACNRATADFVISSPLMTSGYERQTPDYNAYIDRYSRPE, encoded by the coding sequence ATGGACGACGTTCCGGGGCGGCGACAGACGATCGGCCTCGTGGCCCACGACAACAAGAAGACCGACATCATCGAATGGGCGAAGTACAACCGTCTCACGCTCGTGCGGCACGACCTGGTGGCCACCGGCACCACCGGGACGCTCCTCGAGGACGAACTCGGCATCGGCATCGTCAAACTCCAGAGCGGACCGCTCGGCGGAGATCAGCAGCTCGGAGCGCTCATCGCCGAAGGCGGCATCGACCTTCTCATCTTCTTCTGGGATCCCCTCGAGCCGCAGCCGCACGATCCCGACGTGAAGGCGCTCCTCCGCCTGGCCGTCGTCTGGAACATCCCGGTCGCGTGCAATCGAGCGACGGCCGACTTCGTCATCTCGTCGCCCCTCATGACGAGTGGCTACGAACGGCAGACGCCGGACTACAACGCCTACATCGATCGGTATTCGCGACCGGAGTAG